From Scomber scombrus chromosome 9, fScoSco1.1, whole genome shotgun sequence, one genomic window encodes:
- the zgc:92242 gene encoding SH2 domain-containing protein 4A isoform X2: MLAKILEDMWVEPEVLEALSEEQKRILFLKMREEQVRRWREREEREEKEGQINNNTRPKKASTKHVRWLLGRDGDVSVIVIGEVDEFRSSKLLQGLINNRLLSDNMNGIQTADLLPGREAQQLGFKEDIQLPLTDDDRASPNAQLSEDEMDSCGADDDLKDPAEDSDSESGGSSDNLSDWAPLYRPHFSSHGNQPPLKAQLSDAERDDPQDRDIVCLEEQKSQYGGRVAQLKKAFADDPHSTRPAYTKPPIPAKPAHLQGRSTSLIH, from the exons ATGCTGGCAAAAATCCTAGAGGACATGTGGGTAGAGCCGGAGGTGCTGGAGGCCCTCAGTGAGGAGCAGAAGAGGATCCTGTTCCTCAAGATGAGAGAGGAGCAGGTACGGcggtggagagagagggaagagagggaggagaaggaaggacagatcaACAACAACACCAGGCCAAAGAAAG CTTCTACTAAACACGTGAGATGGCTGCTCGGTCGGGACGGAGACGTGAGCGTCATCGTGATTGGAGAAGTGGACGAGTTCCGGTCCTCCAAACTCCTTCAGGGTCTCATCAACAacag ACTCCTCAGTGATAATATGAATGGCATCCAGACAGCGGACTTGCTGCCAGGAAGAGAGGCCCAGCAGCTCGGCTTTAAAGAAGACATTCAGCTGCCCCTCACAGAT GATGACCGAGCCTCACCGAACGCTCAGCTGTCTGAGGACGAGATGGACTCCTGCGGCGCCGACGACGACCTGAAGGACCCCGCTGAGGACAGCGACAGTGAGTCAGGCGGAAGCTCTGACAACCTCAGCGACTGGGCTCCTCTCTACAGGCCACATTTTAGTAGCCATGGCAACCAGCCGCCACTCAAGGCCCAGCTGTCAGACGCAGAGAGGGACGACCCACAGGACAGAG ATATCGTGTGCCTTGAAGAGCAGAAGTCACAATATGGCGGTCGCGTGGCGCAGCTCAAGAAAGCTTTCGCGGACGATCCTCACAGCACACGACCTGCCTACACCAAGCCTCCCATACCTGCCAAGCCTGCTCATCTACAGGGAAGAAGCACATCTTTGATCCATTAG
- the LOC133985783 gene encoding CXXC-type zinc finger protein 5-like, whose translation MSTAVDIAGPSSPDQAHSSAKIPNEPLRPSLKRSSHPYSLSHYISAPSPAVDVKGLIQPSPAQQRAAQPGHTKPRRAPSWPDMWESPSGLHLAHAAELLMRAGLLALTPATTEQASLGAQSSQPAKREAVEAKVGKGDGEGSGSGPEEEEEDSPGCGTDFQPFLGAWLPFSPALFPLAGFQMGGGHWRSATMGAEGIEGLVAEGYSPGSLGGGGGGRRKRKRCGECVPCRRQTNCEQCSSCRNRKRGHQICKYRKCEELKRKPGGPGFESRVSAFDLRGSDFTLGLAQERSNGALDG comes from the coding sequence ATGTCCACCGCCGTAGACATCGCTGGCCCTTCCTCCCCAGATCAAGCCCACAGCAGCGCTAAAATTCCCAACGAGCCACTGAGACCCAGCCTTAAACGTTCCAGCCACCCCTACAGCCTCTCTCATTACATCTCCGCCCCTTCCCCAGCCGTGGACGTCAAAGGCCTGATCCAGCCCTCCCCGGCCCAGCAACGGGCTGCCCAGCCCGGGCACACTAAACCCCGCCGGGCCCCCTCCTGGCCTGACATGTGGGAGTCACCTAGCGGGCTCCACCTGGCCCACGCCGCAGAGCTGCTGATGCGCGCCGGGCTGCTGGCTCTGACCCCCGCCACCACAGAGCAGGCCAGCCTGGGTGCGCAGAGCAGCCAGCCGGCTAAAAGGGAGGCCGTGGAAGCGAAGGTTGGGAAGGGAGATGGGGAGGGAAGCGGATCCGGGcccgaggaggaggaagaagactCTCCCGGGTGCGGCACCGACTTCCAACCCTTCCTGGGCGCCTGGTTACCCTTCAGCCCCGCTCTCTTTCCTCTGGCGGGTTTTCAGATGGGGGGAGGCCATTGGAGGAGCGCGACCATGGGAGCCGAGGGCATAGAGGGGCTGGTGGCAGAGGGCTACTCTCCAGGTTCTCTGGGCGGGGGCGgcggagggaggaggaagaggaagaggtgcGGAGAGTGCGTACCGTGCCGGCGTCAGACGAACTGCGAACAGTGCAGCAGCTGCCGCAATCGCAAGAGGGGACACCAGATCTGTAAATACAGGAAGTGCGAGGAGCTGAAGAGGAAGCCCGGAGGCCCTGGGTTCGAGAGCAGAGTGTCCGCATTTGATCTAAGGGGGTCCGACTTTACTTTGGGTCTGGCGCAGGAGAGAAGCAACGGAGCCTTGGATGGATAG
- the zgc:92242 gene encoding SH2 domain-containing protein 4A isoform X1 — translation MLAKILEDMWVEPEVLEALSEEQKRILFLKMREEQVRRWREREEREEKEGQINNNTRPKKASTKHVRWLLGRDGDVSVIVIGEVDEFRSSKLLQGLINNRLLSDNMNGIQTADLLPGREAQQLGFKEDIQLPLTDVSDDRASPNAQLSEDEMDSCGADDDLKDPAEDSDSESGGSSDNLSDWAPLYRPHFSSHGNQPPLKAQLSDAERDDPQDRDIVCLEEQKSQYGGRVAQLKKAFADDPHSTRPAYTKPPIPAKPAHLQGRSTSLIH, via the exons ATGCTGGCAAAAATCCTAGAGGACATGTGGGTAGAGCCGGAGGTGCTGGAGGCCCTCAGTGAGGAGCAGAAGAGGATCCTGTTCCTCAAGATGAGAGAGGAGCAGGTACGGcggtggagagagagggaagagagggaggagaaggaaggacagatcaACAACAACACCAGGCCAAAGAAAG CTTCTACTAAACACGTGAGATGGCTGCTCGGTCGGGACGGAGACGTGAGCGTCATCGTGATTGGAGAAGTGGACGAGTTCCGGTCCTCCAAACTCCTTCAGGGTCTCATCAACAacag ACTCCTCAGTGATAATATGAATGGCATCCAGACAGCGGACTTGCTGCCAGGAAGAGAGGCCCAGCAGCTCGGCTTTAAAGAAGACATTCAGCTGCCCCTCACAGATGTTAGT GATGACCGAGCCTCACCGAACGCTCAGCTGTCTGAGGACGAGATGGACTCCTGCGGCGCCGACGACGACCTGAAGGACCCCGCTGAGGACAGCGACAGTGAGTCAGGCGGAAGCTCTGACAACCTCAGCGACTGGGCTCCTCTCTACAGGCCACATTTTAGTAGCCATGGCAACCAGCCGCCACTCAAGGCCCAGCTGTCAGACGCAGAGAGGGACGACCCACAGGACAGAG ATATCGTGTGCCTTGAAGAGCAGAAGTCACAATATGGCGGTCGCGTGGCGCAGCTCAAGAAAGCTTTCGCGGACGATCCTCACAGCACACGACCTGCCTACACCAAGCCTCCCATACCTGCCAAGCCTGCTCATCTACAGGGAAGAAGCACATCTTTGATCCATTAG